The Vibrio sp. STUT-A11 region GCCTTTCTAGGTGAGTGACATTATAACGGCGGTAATTGTTCTCCAATTCTCTTTGAGCTTTAGGTAATAGCCCTTGTTTTTCATAGTATCGAACGGTTTCCACCGGACAGTCCGCTTTTTTCGCGAGTTCACCAATTTTCATCTATGCCTCTTTAAGTCTTGACTCTGTAGTAGGATCAGGTTTTTTAATGTTGATTATAGTCAATGATAGAGATGATGAAAATGAGTGATTGTACGGACAAACATCTTAGTGAGGATGCTAATACATGCTGTAGTTCAACACATAAGCATTCTCATATAACAAAAGATAACATGGGTGCTCACCAACATGCTGAAACGGTTCTCCAGCATGATAAAAATGGCTGTGATTCATGTTGTACGTCTGCTCCTAGCAAACTTAAGAGCTTATCTGGCTCTGAAAAGATCGGAAATGATGTCCGTACTGAAGTTCGTATTATGCAGATGGACTGCCCCGTTGAAGAGCAGTTAATTCAGAAAAAACTTGGTGGGATGAATCAGGTAAAGAAACTTGAGTTCAATTTAATGCAAAGGGTGCTAACTATCACTCACACACCAGACTCCTTGGATATGATACTAGTTGCTATCCGTTCGCTTGGGTTTGAACCAGATGTATCTGATGACAGTCAGATTCACAAAGTTCCTCATGAAAAGGAGAAACCATTGTGGCCATTGGTTTTGGCTGGTATCTCAGCGATAGGGTCGGAAGTGGCACATTGGACTGGGATACCGGAGTGGGTTCAAGCCACATTAGCATTAATTGCTGTACTGTCTTGTGGGTTAACAACTTATAAAAAAGGATGGATATCTATACGCAATGCTAATCTCAACATGAATGCATTGATGAGTATCGCGGTTACTGGTGCATTTATTATTGGTCAATGGCCAGAAGCGGCCATGGTAATGGTATTGTTTACTATTGCTGAACTAGTTGAAGCAAAATCACTCGACCGAGCTAGAAACGCTATCAGCTCATTAATGAGTTTAACACCTGATACGGTGATAGTTCAGCAATCAGATAACTCTTGGAAAGAAGCTGATGCTCAAACCGTGCAACTTGGTGACATTGTCAGAGTAAAACCGGGGGAACGTATTGGTCTCGATGGCAATATCATTAAAGGGCAAACCACCATCAACCAAGCCCCTATTACTGGTGAAAGTATGCCTGTCGATAAGATTGAAGGTGACTCAGTTTTTGCAGGAACGATTAATCAGGCTGGAGCTATTGAGTATAGAGTGACCGCAGCAGCTAACAATACAACTTTGGCACGCATTATTCATGCAGTAGAAGAAGCTCAAGGTGCTCAGGCTCCAACTCAACGTTTTGTTGATCGTTTTTCTCAAATCTACACACCCGCTGTCATTGCGATTGCATTCGCAGTTGCTGTGTTACCACCCGTTTTGGGGTATGGTGAGTGGTTAGATTGGATTTACAAAGCGCTTGTTATGTTGGTGATTGCTTGTCCTTGTGCACTTGTTATCTCTACGCCTGTCACTATTGTTAGCGGCCTGACAGCGGCAGCACGTAAAGGCATCCTGATTAAAGGAGGTGTGTATCTTGAACTGGGGAGAAAATTAGAAGCACTAGCTTTAGATAAAACTGGGACGATTACCCACGGAAAACCAATGTTGATTGACGTAATGACTTTCAACGAATGGACAGAAGATTCCGTTTACTCAATAGGGTTTAATCTTACAAATCTATCTGACCACCCAGTCTCTACCGCCATTGCCACCGCGCTATCTACTCAAAAAAGGCTTGATGTAGACGATTTTAAAGCTATTGCTGGCGAAGGCGTATCTGGAACAATCGCCAAACATAAATATTACTTGGGTAATCAGAATCTTGTAGAGAGACATTTTACTATCCCCACGGACATTAGAAGCCATATTCACAAGTTAGAAAAACAAGGTAAGACCGTGTCATTGCTTCATAACGGTATCCAAGTTCTGGGACTATTTTCAGTGGCAGATACTGTAAAGGAAAGTAGTCGTGCCGCGGTTCAACAACTCCATGAGTTGGGCATAAAAACGATTATGTTGTCTGGAGACAACTCACATACCGCATCAGCAGTTGCGTCTCAAGTCGGTATTGACGAAGCTCATGGCAATCAGCTTCCAGAAGATAAGTATCGTACTGTTGAAGCTTATTCCAGTAACGGTGTTATAGGTATGGTGGGAGATGGCATTAATGATGCGCCTGCACTGGCGGCTGCAAATATTGGATTCTCAATGGGAGCTATGGGAACTGATACCGCCATTGAAACATCTGATGTCGCATTGATGGATGATGATCTACGAAAAATCCCGACATTTGTCAGCTTGTCTAAACGTACCTACCAAATACTGATACAGAATATTAGCTTTGCTCTTGCTATAAAAGCCCTATTTTTAGCCCTAACTTTTGTTGGCGTGGGTACTATGTGGATGGCAGTTTTTGCTGATGTTGGCGCAAGTTTACTTGTTGTCGCCAATGGGTTGAGGCTGCTGAAGAAGTGATGGCTTAAACTACTCATTTTGATAAATATCATCATGGATTCGCCTTTAATAACAATAAAGAATGATATACATTTTTATTAATATGGAGTTACTTTGAAGACATTAACTAACTCGACATTTGTTGGGATATTCTTACTTTTATCGAGTGTTGGGATGGAGCTATTTGGCCTCTTCACACAATACTACCTAGGCTTCGAACCTTGTGCGAACTGTGTTCAGATTCGACTATTTATATTGTTTCTTGGTATAGCGGGTATATTACACATCTTTGCAAATCAGAATGACATAACTAAGATTTCGACGTTGTTGTTATCGCTCATCGGCACCTACTTTGCATTGCAGTTTTCGTGGGATAACCACTTGATTGAAACAGGTCAAAAACTTTCAAGTTGTAGCTATGGCTCTCCATTTCCGAGTTTCATGCCTTTAGATTCATGGTTCCCAACCATGTTCGAAGCTAAAGGCCCATGCGGGACACCATCTCCACTGTATGGAAACATAACTTTTACTGACCTATCGATTTTTGGCTTATCCTTGTTGCTCGCAATGATAACGATAACACTTGGTGCAAACCTCTATAAGGTTAAGGAAAAAATGCATAATGAACCAAAATAAAATCGTACTTTCAATTACTTTGCTAATGGGAGCACTGCTCACTGCTTTTATGTTTAGTTGGTATCAACAGCAAAATAATGTTGATATTTCAGTTAAAAACAATGAGCTCGAACGGCAATACTCAGTAAGCTTTGGTCCCGAAACAGCCAAAGTAACCATCGTAGAGTTTTTTGACCCTGCTTGTGAGGCTTGCAGAGCATTTTACCCTTTTGTTAAGAAAATCATGAACGAAAACCCAGACGATATTCGCCTCGTATTGCGTTACGCTGCGTTTCATGAAGGCTCAGATGAAGTCGTATTAATGTTAGAGGCGGCAAGGCGCCAAGGGCTTTATAGTGAGGTGCTTGTATCTATATTAGCAGGACAAAACTCTTGGGCTTCACACAGTAAACCAAATTTAGCAAATGTCTGGAACATTGCTGAAAGTGCAGGATTGGATATTTCTAAAGCTCGCGAAGACATGGAAGATCCAGACATAATTCAAGTACTTGAACAAGATACAGCGGATGTAAAATCGTTAGGGATTCAAAAAACGCCAACATTTTTTGTAAACGGGAAACCTTTAGAGAGCTTTGGTTCACAGCAGCTCTATGACTTAGTGCAAAGCGAGCTCAAATAGGCGCAATACCTCATTAAGTACCTTGAAGATAAACACCGTCAAGGTACCTTAGGTGTAGAGGAATGGTGTCAATGTATGGCAATCGTAAATGTACACTTCAAACCATGAGGTTTATTGCGACTTAACAGTAGATTTCCACCGTAATTGTTCGCCAATGCTTTCGTGATAGAGAGGCCTAATCCGACATTAGAGTAATCTGCACTTCTTGCTGAGTCTAGACGAGTAAAGGGGTTTATGACCTCTTTTAACTTCTCGATCTCGATACTCACACCCGTATCTGAGATCGTAAACTCAATTAAGTCGGAATGTTTGGATACACCCAATGATATCCCACAAGATTCACCGCCACTTCTCTCTTTATAGTCAGTACAGTTATATGAGTATTCATTTTAAGTTTACCTGTATAAATTCGGCATTTTGCTCAGTTCTGGGAGTTTCTGAGCACCGCCCCTCAACCGTCAGCCATGAGGAAAAGTACTGCTATACCAGTGGCACGATCTGCCACTGAGTAATTGAGTTAACACCAAATGGGGCATTTCTTGTTTAGGGGACTAAAGCCCATAAGGAACAGAAACGTTAAGCTTCTTATCCCAATGAACGCTCACTTGCTAACTTCTTAGCCACCCGAATTACCGTTCTAGTGGACACATTCGTCAATTTAGCGGTATCACTGATACTTAACCCATTGATAACTCTTAACTGATAGATTTTTTCATGAAGCTGGAGATCTGCTTGTCTTCCTCGATATTTTCCCTCTTCTCGAGCCTTCATGATCCCTTCAGCTTGCCGCCGCCGTCGATCTTGGTAATCTTTTCGTGCAATTGCAGCGAGCATATCCATCATCATCCCATTAATAGCCCTGATCATCGAACGAGTGAACTCGTCGGGAATGTGTGGCGCAAAAGCGATATGGCTAGTTGGTAAATCGATACTGATTACCTTAAGTTCCTTTTGGTTCAGCATTTCTTTTAATTTGAACCAACTTTCTTCATCAAGTCGAGAAAGACGATCAATTTGCTCTATTATGATCGCATCACCAATTGCAGCATCATCAAGTAATCGGAGTAATTCAGGTCTTTGTAATGAGGCTCCCGATTCATTCTCAATATACCAACCTGCTATTCGAAAGCCCTTTTGCTGTGCAAACTCCTGTAAAGCACCTTGAGCACGTTTTGCATTCTGATCAGAGGTTGATGCTCTTAAGTATCCAAAGATGTACATAAGCCCCTCAAAGTGACATTTAGATTATGATCTAAACAAGTGTGACAAATAGGTTATGACAAATCTACTTTTCGTGTCAATTTTTACGTGTGACTTATAAGTATACTTCATTGTCATACGAAGATCGTGATTTGATTTTGAATTTTAGTTGACCTATTATTGGTGTGTTAATTATTCACACATGTAGGTGGAAATATGTCACGCACAACTAGTGTTACGATTGGGTCTCAGCTAGATGAGTTTGTCGGCCAACTCATAGCGACTGGTCGCTATGGCTCAACAAGCGAAGTAGTTCGTTCTGCATTGCGGCTACTCGAAAGGCAAGAGAAACAAACCACGGCTCTAAAAATGGCGATTGAAGCCGGAGAGCAGAGTGGTCAATGCTCATTATCACTTCATGACATTGCGACTAAAGTAAAGCAGAGACACAATGTATAAACTTTCCAACCTCGCCGCAGAAGACTTTGAGCATATCTTTGAATACACCCTATTGAACTTTGGCATAGAGCAAGCGGATGCTTATACAGACAGTATGCATGACGTTTTGCTAACGCTTGCAGAACAACCTTTGATGGGTTACGAGTGCCCCGAAATTGCCGAAGGGCTTCGCCGCCACGATCACCATAAACATGCTATTTTTTATCGCCCACAACCTCATAGTATTTACATAATCCGTATTCTTCATCAGCAGATGGAACCATTGCGGCATTTCCATCCAGATATTTATTAAAATTCCTCATGGCTTACATGCCGGAAATGGGAAAACAATACGTCACTGATTTGAGTTTGTGTAACCAATAAGAGGTTTTGGCTATGCCCGTAGATTTTTTAACCACTGAACAAAAAAATAGTTACGGGCAATTTAATGGGGAGCCGAATGATGTTCAATTGGCGCGGTACTTCCATTTGGACGAGGCTGACTTAGCTTTTGTTACACAAAGACGTGGTGAACACAATCGATTTGGAGTTGCGCTGCAATTAGGTTGTGTTCGCTTTCTTGGTACTTTCTTGATCGATTTAAATCAAATCCCAACGAATACCCAATGGTTTGTCGCAAGGCAACTGAATATAACCAATATTGGTATTTTGTCTGACTATTCTCAGCGCGAAACCACACGCCGCGAGCATACCGCTCTGATCCGCAATCAGTATGGTTATCGTGAGTTTGTTTGGCCGTGGTCATTCCGGTTATCCCGCCTTCTCTATAGCCGGAGTTGGATCAGTAATGAACGCCCGAGTTTACTGTTTGATTTAGCGACCGGATGGCTGATCCAACATAAAATCCTTTTACCAGGCGCATCAACTTTAACCCGTTTAATTTCACAAATCAGAGACCGAGCAGAAAACCGATTGTGGCAGCAACTATCCAGTCTCCCAAATTCGGATCAGCAAGCTAGGTTGGATTCCTTACTACAAATTCCTGAAGCAGCCAGAACAACACACTTCGACCGTTTTCGTAAGGGGCCGGTCAATGTCAGTGGCCCTGCATTTAATGAGGCTATTGAACGTTACAAAGCACTTCAAACCTATGGAATAACTGAACTGGATTTTACTGGTATTCCTCCCGTCCGGTTTAAACATATTGCCCGTCATGCTGGAATGATCTCGGCATACAAAATAGGCCGTATGCCGGAGACTAAGCGTACTGCGATACTCGTGGCTTTTGTGAAAGCCTATGAAATTATTGCATTAGAT contains the following coding sequences:
- a CDS encoding recombinase family protein yields the protein MYIFGYLRASTSDQNAKRAQGALQEFAQQKGFRIAGWYIENESGASLQRPELLRLLDDAAIGDAIIIEQIDRLSRLDEESWFKLKEMLNQKELKVISIDLPTSHIAFAPHIPDEFTRSMIRAINGMMMDMLAAIARKDYQDRRRRQAEGIMKAREEGKYRGRQADLQLHEKIYQLRVINGLSISDTAKLTNVSTRTVIRVAKKLASERSLG
- a CDS encoding thioredoxin domain-containing protein — encoded protein: MNQNKIVLSITLLMGALLTAFMFSWYQQQNNVDISVKNNELERQYSVSFGPETAKVTIVEFFDPACEACRAFYPFVKKIMNENPDDIRLVLRYAAFHEGSDEVVLMLEAARRQGLYSEVLVSILAGQNSWASHSKPNLANVWNIAESAGLDISKAREDMEDPDIIQVLEQDTADVKSLGIQKTPTFFVNGKPLESFGSQQLYDLVQSELK
- a CDS encoding type II toxin-antitoxin system RelE/ParE family toxin, with amino-acid sequence MYKLSNLAAEDFEHIFEYTLLNFGIEQADAYTDSMHDVLLTLAEQPLMGYECPEIAEGLRRHDHHKHAIFYRPQPHSIYIIRILHQQMEPLRHFHPDIY
- a CDS encoding heavy metal translocating P-type ATPase — encoded protein: MIEMMKMSDCTDKHLSEDANTCCSSTHKHSHITKDNMGAHQHAETVLQHDKNGCDSCCTSAPSKLKSLSGSEKIGNDVRTEVRIMQMDCPVEEQLIQKKLGGMNQVKKLEFNLMQRVLTITHTPDSLDMILVAIRSLGFEPDVSDDSQIHKVPHEKEKPLWPLVLAGISAIGSEVAHWTGIPEWVQATLALIAVLSCGLTTYKKGWISIRNANLNMNALMSIAVTGAFIIGQWPEAAMVMVLFTIAELVEAKSLDRARNAISSLMSLTPDTVIVQQSDNSWKEADAQTVQLGDIVRVKPGERIGLDGNIIKGQTTINQAPITGESMPVDKIEGDSVFAGTINQAGAIEYRVTAAANNTTLARIIHAVEEAQGAQAPTQRFVDRFSQIYTPAVIAIAFAVAVLPPVLGYGEWLDWIYKALVMLVIACPCALVISTPVTIVSGLTAAARKGILIKGGVYLELGRKLEALALDKTGTITHGKPMLIDVMTFNEWTEDSVYSIGFNLTNLSDHPVSTAIATALSTQKRLDVDDFKAIAGEGVSGTIAKHKYYLGNQNLVERHFTIPTDIRSHIHKLEKQGKTVSLLHNGIQVLGLFSVADTVKESSRAAVQQLHELGIKTIMLSGDNSHTASAVASQVGIDEAHGNQLPEDKYRTVEAYSSNGVIGMVGDGINDAPALAAANIGFSMGAMGTDTAIETSDVALMDDDLRKIPTFVSLSKRTYQILIQNISFALAIKALFLALTFVGVGTMWMAVFADVGASLLVVANGLRLLKK
- a CDS encoding type II toxin-antitoxin system ParD family antitoxin, with the protein product MSRTTSVTIGSQLDEFVGQLIATGRYGSTSEVVRSALRLLERQEKQTTALKMAIEAGEQSGQCSLSLHDIATKVKQRHNV